The uncultured Methanoregula sp. genomic sequence ACTTCTCGACGAAGTGCTCCTGAAGTACTCACCCCTCGTCGTTGCCTTCAAACTGGGAAGGGAACCTGAGAAGAAGGCAAAGGAAATGATCGAAAAAGGCGTCTCCCTCGTCCTGATGAATCCCCCCGAGACCATGGGGAGCACAAGCGGGGATTACATACAGATGAGTGCACAGGGGAGCCTGCCCTGCAAGGGAACAAAAGAGGAGATCGCAGCGGTCATCTGGGAGACGCTCATCCGGGAACACCTCCGATCCGGATGAGGATTGTTTAAAGAGAAAAACCGCACTAATGATCCGGTAGATTTGTTTCGTTCCCATGAGCCAGACATCCGTTACTGCCTATTGCCCGGGCCACATATCCGGTTATTTCAAGCGGGTAGTCGGAGCGGACCTGGCATCAACGGGAAGTATCGGGGCCGGCATTGTGATCAGCGAAGGGGTTACCGCCACGATCTCACCTTCAGAAACTACTTCAATCTGCATCAGGCAGCACTCGCCGTTCAGGAACAATCCGGTAATCTCCGATTCTTCCCCGCCACTGTCGTTCGTCCTCGAGCGGCTTGGTGTGAATGCAACCGTCATCACGGAATGCAACCTCCCGATCGGGGCCGGCTTCGGCCTCTCCGCTGCTGCCCTCCTCTCAACGCTCACCGCAGTAAACCAGCTTTTCGGGCTCGATCTCAGCACTCACGACATTGCGCTCTCTGCACACGAAACAGAAGTTATCCATAAGACCGGTCTTGGCGATGTCTCGGCCTGCCAGGGAGGGGGGCGGGTACTCCGGAAAGGACCGGGAATCGATGCAGATATCGAGAGAGAATTTGATATCCGGGAGCCGTTGTATGCAGTTAGTTTCGGCCCCATTCATACACCATCAGTTCTCGGTTCACCGGATCAGATGGAGCGGGTCTCAACCGCATTTCCCCGGTTGTACCCGGAGAGTCCTGCAGGTTTTTTCAACATGTCTCAGCAGTTTGCAAAAGACAGCGGACTCATGACAGATGAAGTGAGAAAGGTACTGGACATCTGTAATGAAGCGGGAATCCTGTCA encodes the following:
- a CDS encoding pantoate kinase, which translates into the protein MSQTSVTAYCPGHISGYFKRVVGADLASTGSIGAGIVISEGVTATISPSETTSICIRQHSPFRNNPVISDSSPPLSFVLERLGVNATVITECNLPIGAGFGLSAAALLSTLTAVNQLFGLDLSTHDIALSAHETEVIHKTGLGDVSACQGGGRVLRKGPGIDADIEREFDIREPLYAVSFGPIHTPSVLGSPDQMERVSTAFPRLYPESPAGFFNMSQQFAKDSGLMTDEVRKVLDICNEAGILSSMTMLGNGVFACGRNAKEVLSAFGNVYEFTVADRGARIIGER